Proteins encoded in a region of the Zea mays cultivar B73 chromosome 2, Zm-B73-REFERENCE-NAM-5.0, whole genome shotgun sequence genome:
- the LOC100281943 gene encoding probable calcium-binding protein CML46 translates to MAERTSAMAAPRPLLRRMLSFREPLLLLPCLLSVLGAAASALARSHASLLHSLARSLVRPAPAAVNDNMKHAAAHAPSSAAAAATRPDDGEDAVAALSKAEVEAVMAAIGLAASGRGEGLAAAVGRGDVAGLFDADEPSFAEVRGAFAVFDADRDGFIGAEDLRAALARLGVRQDAAACRAMVVAAGGGRDARMSLFQFVAFLENGLC, encoded by the coding sequence ATGGCTGAGAGGACAAGCGCGATGGCGGCGCCGCGGCCGCTCCTGCGCCGGATGCTCTCGTTCCGGGAGCCACTCCTGCTCCTCCCGTGCTTGCTCAGCGTCCTGGGCGCCGCGGCCTCGGCGCTGGCCCGCAGCCACGCGTCGCTGCTGCACTCGCTGGCCAGATCGCTCGTCCGGCCCGCGCCCGCAGCCGTCAACGACAACATGAAGCACGCCGCCGCGCACGCGCCGtcgtccgccgccgccgccgcaacgCGCCCGGACGACGGCGAGGACGCCGTCGCGGCGCTGAGcaaggcggaggtggaggcggtcaTGGCGGCGATCGGGCTGGCGGCGTCCGGGCGCGGCGAGGGCCTGGCTGCCGCCGTGGGCCGCGGCGACGTCGCCGGGCTCTTCGAcgccgacgagcccagcttcgcgGAGGTGCGGGGCGCCTTCGCGGTGTTCGACGCCGACCGCGACGGATTCATCGGCGCCGAGGACCTGCGCGCCGCCCTGGCGCGCCTGGGCGTGCGGCAGGACGCCGCCGCGTGCCGCGCCATGGTCGTCGCGGCCGGCGGCGGCCGCGACGCCCGGATGAGCCTGTTCCAGTTCGTCGCGTTCCTCGAGAACGGCCTGTGCTGA
- the LOC103649318 gene encoding disease resistance protein RGA2 has product MAELAISLVVAPLVSRLKEKASSSLLDQYNVMEGMEKHHETLVRWLPPILKVITDAERQASRRGVEKWLEQLKTAVYEANEVFDDFEYEALRRRAKKNGHIAELGVMTSVKLFPTHNRVAFHIRMGYRLRRVVDTFKDLIKEMDTFRFNKLEPEATTARKELREMDSIIVDPENIVARSRDDERKKIVNILVNGHVNSRDLMVVPIVGMPGLGKTTLAQLIYKDPEVKEHFHLLKWVTVSDDFSVLNLANKICNASERVLEDAVKKLQEHLKGKRYLLVLDDVWNRDIDKWRKLKACLMQGIGCAILVTTREQQIAQFMGTVVDSSWAKSYHEVAILGKEYIQEIIETRAFSLPKSKSDYLVKLAGLITERCAGSPLAAKAIGSVLRNKTTDGEWEDVLQRSTICNDETGILPILKLSYNDLPIDMKQCFAFCALYPKDYHIDVDKLIQLWMANGFISDQENEPAETIGKRIVNELVSRSFFQYEEQTMIGYNSTTFLKIHDLMQEVALSVSEKECACVTDKFITNSELLPSAARHILIQTWSNKRIHGYLYGFMRKLSRPIQTLMFDGSCEDAVVQHLSRHSSLRVLSMPGFWFRFPIKPKHMCHLRFLDVTGSRIKELPYDISILYNLQTLKLSGCRNLIRLPEQMKHMSALRHLYTDGCTRLECMPPDLGQITSLRTITWFVVGSGLSCSSLGELRDLNIGGSLMLKQLENVTGRRNAEAAKLENKKELRQLSLEWTSGKEEEQQCHEVLESLEAHDGLLALEIYSYQGTRFPSWMGMLKNILELRLFDCCKVEQLPPLCQLAELQLLHLKRLGNLRSLCSRCTSSTFGKLKDLKLVDLHVFEGFCKTMHGSTVAFPQLEILHIERCGNLAALTEASHCGGDYTVARSTFPELKRLILEDLCSFERWVAGLLEIEEEHALFPVVEIVVISKCPKLTTVPRAPKVKELVLRDVHEHISLGGIRCMTSLSTLLLDGVKLDVKERWDHPSSVVDMQLWRCSLFFQPRALVMWVCYWQLQDLTIYRCDELVSWPEKVFQSLISLRRLWIGNCKNLIGYAAANVPDQATSGRSELLPHLEYLEIWGCQNLVELFNSSPALKRMEVRECCKLESLYGKQLLDEAASSTDDVTASAHVEEKLSPSSLESLTILDCDRLSEVVNLPSSLRVIDIQGCFKLRFMSGQLDALNTLAITNCPELRSLETCIVDLTSLEILALCGCKSLASLPSAWAGRQEYSSLRQLTIRECPGIKSLPSTLQQRLDNGLLDFTNLDSRRREDRPPRRLLGCLFLLPLFCLVSRAKCCFVSD; this is encoded by the exons ATGGCTGAACTAGCGATTAGCCTGGTGGTCGCCCCACTGGTGTCCCGGTTGAAGGAGAAGGCGTCCAGCTCTCTCCTCGACCAGTACAACGTGATGGAGGGTATGGAGAAGCACCACGAGACCCTCGTGCGCTGGCTGCCTCCCATCCTCAAAGTCATCACCGACGCCGAGAGGCAGGCATCTCGCCGCGGCGTGGAGAAATGGCTCGAGCAGCTCAAGACAGCGGTGTACGAGGCGAACGAGGTCTTCGACGACTTCGAGTACGAGGCGCTCCGCCGTCGAGCCAAGAAGAATGGGCACATCGCCGAGCTTGGCGTTATGACCAGTGTAAAACTCTTCCCTACCCACAATCGTGTTGCCTTCCATATCAGGATGGGCTATAGGCTTCGCAGAGTTGTTGACACCTTCAAGGACCTTATAAAAGAAATGGACACCTTTAGATTCAACAAGCTTGAGCCCGAGGCAACAACGGCACGGAAGGAGTTGCGTGAGATGGATTCCATTATCGTTGATCCTGAAAATATTGTTGCCAGGTCTAGAGACGATGAGAGGAAGAAAATTGTTAACATATTGGTCAATGGCCATGTTAACAGTCGTGATCTCATGGTCGTTCCCATTGTTGGAATGCCAGGACTAGGCAAGACCACCCTCGCTCAGCTCATCTACAAGGACCCTGAGGTCAAGGAGCATTTCCATCTACTAAAGTGGGTAACTGTGTCAGATGATTTTAGTGTTCTTAATCTTGCCAACAAGATATGTAATGCCTCAGAGAGAGTCCTCGAGGATGCAGTGAAGAAGCTTCAGGAACATCTTAAAGGAAAGAG GTACCTTCTTGTATTGGATGACGTCTGGAATAGGGATATTGATAAGTGGAGAAAGCTGAAGGCATGTCTTATGCAAGGTATTGGTTGTGCCATATTAGTGACGACACGTGAACAACAAATAGCCCAGTTTATGGGTACTGTAGTTGACAGCTCATGGGCAAAAAGTTACCATGAAGTGGCAATTTTGGGCAAGGAATACATACAAGAAATTATTGAAACAAGAGCATTCAGTTTGCCGAAGAGCAAGTCAGATTATTTAGTTAAGTTGGCTGGTCTGATCACTGAGAGATGTGCGGGGTCTCCATTGGCAGCAAAAGCAATAGGGTCTGTACTGCGTAACAAGACCACTGATGGAGAATGGGAGGATGTGTTACAACGAAGCACCATATGTAATGATGAGACTGGAATTTTGCCTATACTCAAGCTTAGTTATAATGACTTGCCAATTGACATGAAGCAATGTTTTGCCTTTTGTGCTCTATATCCAAAGGATTATCATATTGATGTGGACAAACTTATCCAACTATGGATGGCCAATGGTTTTATCTCGGATCAAGAAAATGAACCTGCTGAAACCATAGGTAAAAGGATTGTCAATGAGTTGGTCTCAAGGTCCTTTTTCCAATATGAGGAGCAAACTATGATCGGATACAATTCTACTACATTTTTGAAGATTCATGACCTCATGCAGGAGGTTGCACTGTCTGTTTCGGAAAAGGAGTGTGCTTGTGTAACGGATAAATTCATTACAAATAGTGAGTTGCTTCCAAGTGCTGCCCGCCACATACTTATTCAAACATGGAGTAACAAACGGATACATGGTTATTTATATGGTTTTATGAGGAAATTGTCTCGACCTATCCAAACATTGATGTTTGATGGGTCTTGTGAAGATGCCGTTGTGCAACATTTATCAAGACATAGTTCTTTGCGAGTACTTTCCATGCCAGGATTTTGGTTTCGTTTTCCAATAAAACCAAAGCATATGTGCCACCTTAGGTTCCTTGATGTCACGGGTAGTAGAATCAAAGAACTTCCATATGACATAAGCATCCTTTATAATCTTCAGACACTCAAACTTTCTGGATGCAGGAATCTTATTAGACTTCCTGAGCAAATGAAGCACATGAGTGCCCTTCGTCATCTCTACACAGATGGGTGCACAAGGTTGGAGTGCATGCCTCCAGATCTTGGACAAATCACCTCGCTTCGAACAATTACATGGTTTGTAGTGGGAAGTGGCTTGAGTTGTAGTAGCCTTGGAGAGCTAAGGGATTTAAATATTGGTGGCTCATTAATGCTAAAGCAGCTCGAAAATGTGACAGGGAGAAGAAATGCAGAAGCAGCCAAACTTGAGAATAAGAAGGAACTGAGACAACTGTCACTAGAGTGGACAAGTGGTAAGGAGGAGGAACAACAGTGTCATGAGGTGCTAGAGAGCCTTGAAGCTCATGATGGACTGTTGGCTCTAGAAATATATTCCTACCAAGGCACCCGTTTTCCATCTTGGATGGGTATGTTGAAAAACATACTCGAGCTTCGGTTGTTCGATTGCTGTAAAGTAGAGCAGCTTCCACCACTATGTCAACTAGCAGAACTGCAACTCCTTCATTTGAAAAGATTGGGAAATTTGCGGTCCCTGTGTAGCAGATGTACATCCTCCACATTTGGAAAGCTTAAGGATCTTAAGCTAGTTGATCTTCACGTTTTTGAAGGATTTTGTAAGACAATGCATGGATCTACAGTAGCATTCCCTCAGCTTGAGATATTGCACATCGAGCGCTGTGGAAATCTAGCAGCTCTAACAGAAGCATCGCATTGCGGTGGAGATTATACAGTGGCCCGCTCAACATTTCCAGAACTGAAGAGGCTCATATTGGAAGATTTGTGTAGCTTTGAGAGATGGGTGGCTGGCCTGCTTGAAATTGAAGAAGAACATGCACTATTCCCTGTGGTTGAGATTGTTGTTATTAGTAAATGCCCAAAGTTAACAACTGTGCCTAGGGCACCGAAGGTCAAAGAACTAGTTTTGCGTGATGTACATGAACATATCTCTCTAGGAGGGATCAGATGTATGACGTCATTGTCCACTTTGCTTTTGGACGGCGTGAAGCTTGATGTTAAGGAGAGATGGGACCATCCATCGTCCGTGGTAGATATGCAACTGTGGAGGTGCAGTTTGTTCTTCCAACCACGCGCACTAGTGATGTGGGTTTGCTATTGGCAGCTGCAAGATCTGACAATTTATAGATGTGATGAGCTTGTGTCCTGGCCGGAGAAAGTATTCCAAAGCTTGATTTCTTTGCGGAGGCTATGGATTGGCAATTGCAAGAACCTAATTGGATATGCAGCGGCGAATGTCCCCGACCAGGCAACTTCTGGAAGGAGCGAGCTTTTGCCCCATCTAGAGTATCTAGAGATATGGGGGTGCCAAAATCTGGTAGAGTTATTCAACTCCTCCCCTGCTCTCAAGAGAATGGAAGTTAGAGAATGTTGTAAGCTTGAGTCCCTATATGGCAAGCAATTGTTGGATGAAGCTGCTAGTAGTACCGATGACGTGACGGCATCCGCACATGTTGAGGAGAAGCTATCACCATCATCCCTAGAATCTCTAACAATATTGGACTGTGACAGGTTGTCAGAGGTTGTCAATCTTCCTTCGTCTCTCAGGGTAATAGATATTCAGGGTTGCTTCAAACTACGGTTCATGTCAGGGCAGCTGGATGCACTCAATACCTTAGCAATCACCAACTGCCCGGAGTTGCGATCACTGGAAACATGCATCGTAGATCTCACGTCACTGGAAATCCTCGCTCTGTGTGGTTGCAAAAGCTTGGCGTCCTTGCCTAGTGCGTGGGCAGGACGACAAGAATATTCATCTCTCCGTCAGCTTACGATTAGGGAGTGCCCAGGTATAAAATCGTTGCCTTCAACTCTGCAGCAGCGACTGGACAACGGCCTCTTGGATTTTACGAACCTAGATTCCCGTCGTCGTGAAG ATCGGCCTCCACGACGGCTGCTTGGGTGTCTCTTCCTCCTGCCTTTATTTTGTCTGGTCTCAAGGGCCAAATGTTGCTTTGTCTCTGATTAA
- the LOC103649319 gene encoding uncharacterized protein, giving the protein MAARAPLIMSRAASSVGPLPAAATTVARHQSAQCLRARGAVDGLFFDQRTARPVHHLLPGAKFEAIGSTAEAALSEGLAQKLQGVDVFDLSGKAVPIVDLWKERKAVVAFARHFGCVLCRKRVDLLAVKQVPG; this is encoded by the exons ATGGCCGCGCGCGCACCGCTCATCATGTCGCGCGCCGCCTCCAGCGTCGGCCCACTCCCGGCTGCGGCGACGACCGTGGCCAGGCACCAGTCCGCGCAGTGTCTCCGTGCGAGGGGGGCTGTCGACGGCCTCTTCTTCGACCAGAGGACAGCGCGGCCGGTCCATCACCTCCTCCCTGGCGCCAAGTTCGAAGCGATTG GGAGCACCGCGGAGGCCGCGCTGTCGGAGGGGCTCGCGCAGAAGCTGCAGGGGGTCGATGTGTTCGATCTGAGCGGCAAGGCGGTGCCCATCGTTGATCTATGGAAGGAAAGGAAGGCAGTGGTCGCGTTTGCCCGACATTTCGG GTGTGTGTTGTGCCGAAAGAGGGTAGACCTTCTCGCCGTGAAACAGGTTCCTGGCTGA
- the LOC100279484 gene encoding uncharacterized protein LOC100279484, which yields MSTAVARPAHGGFRRSGSGKPDPDEADRMMQSANGYLVQEEEEEEHGDEAAARREDEDEAEAVSEASSIGAALSDSSSSIGENSASDKEEEEEVESTAQGLGMMGLATLESLDDALHPSKLLLLC from the coding sequence ATGTCCACGGCGGTGGCGCGGCCGGCGCACGGCGGATTCCGGCGGTCGGGGAGCGGGAAGCCGGATCCGGACGAGGCGGACAGGATGATGCAGAGCGCCAACGGGTACTTGGTCCAagaagaggaggaggaagagCATGGCGATGAGGCGGCGGCGAGGAGAGAGGATGAGGACGAGGCGGAGGCGGTGTCGGAGGCCTCGTCGATCGGGGCGGCGTTGTCCGACAGCTCCTCCTCTATCGGGGAGAACTCCGCATCCgacaaggaggaggaggaggaggtggagagCACGGCGCAGGGGCTCGGCATGATGGGGCTGGCCACGCTCGAATCCTTGGATGATGCCCTGCATCCAAGTAAGCTGCTACTTCTCTGCTAA